GAACACTGTCATTTATTCCAGCAAGAATGACCGACTGATTTCCGACTGGTACGCCTGCATTTGCCAGCATTTCACATGCCTTTTTCGATTCTTCTGTTATCTCAATTGATGTATTAAAATGCGTATTTAGCCAAATCGGATGATACTTTTTCAAAATGTTACACAAGTTGTCGGTGATTCTCTGTGGAAACACAACAGGGGCTCTCGTTCCGATGCGGATAATTTCCACGTGATCGATTTCTCGTAAATTTTTTAAAATATATTCTAAAATATTGTCATTAATTAACAGTCCATCCCCTCCGGAAATCAAGACATCTCGTACCTGGGGTGTTTGCCGGATATAGGAAATGGCGGCATCCAGTTGTTTCTTTGGTACACCCATGCCAATTTGGCCGGAAAAGCGTCTTCTTGTACAATAGCGGCAATACATGGAACATTGATTTGTCACAAGGAAGAGAACCCTGTCAGGATAGCGGTGTGTTAAACCAGGAACAGGGGAATCTTCATCCTCGTGTAATGGATCTTCAAGGTCGTATTTGGTTTTATATATCTCTTTTGAAATAGGGACAGATTGCATTCTAATTGGACAGCGAGGATCATCAGGGTTCATTAATGAAGCGTAGTATGGAGTGATATTTAAGGGGATTGTTTTTGTCGAAATTTTGACCCCTTCTTCCTCATCGGGTGTAAGATTAATGACCTTTTTTAAATCATCCAATGTACGAATCGTATTTGTAAGCTGCCAAAGCCAGTCGTTCCATTGTTCCTCGGTAACATCCTTCCAAAGCTCGATATCTTTCCAATTTCTTTCAGGCTTATATAAAAAAGATTTCATGTACATTCCTCCAATCCTTGCTAACAATATATGCAAGAATTGTGCCAAGTTGTAAACATCGTGATCACTTGCTTTTATTCATATTTTTTCAAATAAAATAGCTTTATAAAACTCGGCTGATGATTTACGCTCCAATCAACTTGTGGTCAAACGACGGATTGCGCAAATAAAAAGCGCCGAAAATTCGGCACCCACTTAAGTCATTTTTTTCAGTTTATATTGCAATGTCTGTCTGGGGATTTCCAACAGCTTTGCTGCTTGGTTAATATTTCCTTCCGCCTGTTCCAAAGCTGCCATCAATAAGCTCTTCTCTAGTTCCTCCACGTTTTTTCTTAATGACAGACTTTCCGTCTTCCTGTTTATCTGCTCCATTGAAGGTGATGACTGTCTCAACATGATCGGCAAATCTTCATATCCTAAACGCTCTCCCTCACAAATATTAACCATATATTCAATCGTATGCTTTAATTCACGCACATTTCCGGGCCATTCGTATTCTAAGAAAAATTGATTTATTTTTTGTTCCACACCTTGGATTCTTTTGGAACATTTTTCATTAAAAAACCGAATAAATAATTCCGTCAACAATAAAATATCTTCTTTCCGCTCTCTTAAAGGAAGGAGCGCAAAAGTAAACACATTTAACCGGTAGTACAGGTCAGACCGAAGTTTCTGTTCTTGCAGCGCTTTAATCGGCTGCATATTCATGGCTGCAATCACCCGTACATTTACCATATTACTTTCTGTGCTTCCAACCCTCCTAACCATACCGTCTTCAATCACACGAAGTAGTTTTGCCTGAAGTTCGATGGGCATTGTATGAAGTTCATCTAAAAACAAGGTGCCGCCATCTGCCAGTTCAAATAGTCCCTTTCGTTCTACTGCCCCGGTATAACTCCCTTTTGCTGTTCCAAACAACATACTTTCAAGCAGCGTTTCAGGTATGGCTGCACAGTTTTGTGCTATAAAAGGGCCATTTCTGCGGGAAGATTCATGATGAACCCCCTGAACAAAAAGCTCTTTTCCTGTACCTGATTCGCCATATACAAGAATAGGAGAATCCGATTTTGAGAACTTCTTAGCCTCATCCTTTAATCTAATTAAAACCGGATTCACAGTCTTTAGATCATTAAAAGTATAATGTACTTGTTTAGTGGTCTTTTTACTGCCGTCTTTTTTTTTCAATCCTTTTTGTAAATCCAGCAGCCTCTCCGCTAGCAGCTTCATTCTTGAATAATCTTTAGCAATTTCTACAGCTCCAATAATGATTCCATCAAGGAAAATCGGCAAGGTTGTATTAATGGTATCAATCCTTGTTCCATGTAAATTTAAATATACTTGTGTTTGATGATAGATCGGTTTGCTGGTTTGGATGACCTTTAACAATGTACTAGAGTCAACAGTTAACGAGGGAAAGGCATCTAAAAGATGCTTGCCAAGCACTTCCTCTACCTCCATGCCATCATGTCGCGCTGCTACTTCATTATAGTAAATTGTTTTTCCTTCCGTATTGACCACATGGATCCCTTCATCAATACTTTTTAAGATTGCAGCTAGAACCTCTTGTGTTAATGCAGTGAACAAAACCATAGGTTTTCACCTGACCCTTAATACCATATGACAAGGTGCCGAAAAACTGGCACCATGAGCCAAAATTTCAGCAGTCTACTAGATGTTTAACCCACATATTCATATTTTCAAGCTTATCGTAAATATAACAATTATTCATTAACCTGCCGCGGTAGCCGTATCCAAGTTGGTACAACGCTGCATTCATACCGAATGACTGCGACCTTGCGATAGAATAGGCACAAAATATACCTTGTTTTTTTAATTCAACTTCCAATTCATAAAGAAGGACCTTCATCAATCCGTATTTACGGTATTCCGTGAGCGTCGCGCAATCGGTTAATTCGGCATTTTTATATAAAACATTTATTTCAGCGCTGGCAGCACTGACGATTTTCCCCTGGTGAAAAAAGACAAAGTATACTGTTCCCTCATGCATCGTCTTTTTGACGTACTCTGGTTCAAAAAGCGGGGTCGGATAAATCTGAAATACTCGGCTATATAGAGCAGCCAATTCAGCTGCGTCACTTAAATCTGCTTTTTTTAATACATAATCATTCGGGGGTCTAACAAGTTGCGAAGAAGCGGCTAATTGATATACACTTCGAATAATGCCATCTTCCGTCATCCAGTGATCATTTCGTTTTCGTTCAGGTGTATAATATTTTGCAAAAAAATAAGCGTCCGAGCCGCGATAATAGCGATCTACTATTGCCTCAGGCTGCAGACCTAACTCAAACAGCAGAAAGGTATCTTCTTTACGCCCTTTCATTATCAATTTTTCAGCGTTATTTTTGTGAACGATTTTCTCTGTTTTATCGAGGATTAATTTTAGGTTGCCGCGATAATCATCCACGCGGATCCTTTTATTGAATGGATCATTGTAAACTTCCAGGAAGTACTCACTATCCTCAATAAACATTGATGAGGCAGGTTGACTCATTCCATTCACTCCTTTTGAACCCCACACCATCTAATCAGGGTACGAGCAATAATTTCGCTTGCCGCAAACATCTCTTCGAGAATGATATACTCATTTGCATCGTGGGCAATCTCGGTCGTTCCCGGGCCAAATACAACTACAGGTGTTCCACCGACAGTAGATAATATCCCGCCATCAGTCCCCCAAGGGCTTGCTTCAATAATAGGCGTCTCACCTTTTATTTCCAAATAACTTTCACTAAGCTCTTTAATTAGCATGTGATCATCATTAAGACTTCCAGGCAGCCACCTTCCTCCGAACCACTCAATTTTCAGGGGGTGCTCACTCAGCCATGCATCCTCTCGGCATAGGTCTTTTAAGCAATTTTCCATATCTCTCTTGGCATGTTCAATGGTTTCTTCTGGTGCCACTCCCATTCTACCTTCAATAATCGCGGTGTCAGGCACCGAAGAAGGCCACTGCCCGCTTGTTATTTTGCCAATATTGATGGGAATTGGAATTGGGATTTGATCATAGAGGGGATCGGTAATTTTAGCATTTCTATCTTTCTCTAATTGTTGCAATCTTTCAAAGACGAGTTGGGATTTTTCGATGGCGCTTATGCCCTCGTATCTGGTACCGCCATGGGCTGCTTTCCCTTTTACAGTGATTCTGAACCACATGGATCCCTGTTGTTTAGGAAAGATTTTCATATTTGTCGGCTCCGGAATGATCGCTCCATCTGCTTTGTACCCTCTTAAAACAGCGGCAAGCGTGCCGGCACCTCCGCTCTCTTCCTCAATCACACTTTGAAAAATAATATCACCGTTAAGCTTCGTTCCTGTCGCAATAATAGATTCTATTGCGAGTAACATGGCAACCGTTCCTCCCTTCATATCGGTTGCTCCTCTGCCATAAAGTCTTCCACACTCAATATGGCCGCTGAAAGGATCCTGATTCCAGTTTAATTCGTCACCTACTGGGACCACATCAATATGCCCATTTAAGATAATCGATTTTCCGCCTCCTGCGCCTTTTAGAACTGCAACTAAATTGGGATTGCCCTCAAAGTCATTCCGATCACAGCAGAATGCTGGATGCTTCTTTAATTCTTCTCCCCCTATTTCCCAAATATCAAGCGTCAATCCAAGCTGACGGCATTTTTCAATGATAATGGCTTGGGCTCCGCTTTCATTCCCCCTAGTACTGTTTTCCTGTACCAGTATTTGCAGCAATCTTGCACCTCGTGCACGATTCTCCTTTAGCCAGTTACTCATTCGAGTTTCAATATTACTCACTTGTCCCACTCCTTTAAGGAATATGGTTCGGTTTAATAGGTGATTTTTCGAATTTGTTCGTGAATGATAAATGAACAGCCTGTTCTTTCTTTAATCGTCTTTAAATCGTATGGTTCAAACACTTCTGTCAAGAAGAGCCCGGAAGATGACACTTGAAAAACAGCAAGCTCCGTAATAATAATATTTACACAAGTTGATGAAGTTAATGGGAGGGTACATTCATTGACAATTTTGGGGTTTCCCTGCTTATCACAATGATTCATTAATACAACCACTTTTTTTGCTTTTTGCGCCAATTCCATTGCACCGCCCATTCCGGGCACTTTTTTCCCAGGCACAATCCAATTGGCCAAATCTCCACATTTGCTGACCTGAAGTGAACCTAATATCGTCATATCCACTTTGCCTCGGCGAATCATGCCAAAAGCTATACCGCTGTCACAATAAGATCCCCCTATTTTTAGCGTGACCGGAAAGCCGCCTGCATTACATAAATTCTCATCCTCCTCCCCTTTATTTGGGCTGGGACCCATTCCAGTTATTCCATTTTCCGCATGAAATATTACTTGAATTTCCTTTGGCAGATGATTTGGAACTAGCGAAGGGATGCCAATTCCAAGATTAACTACCATTCCATGCTGAATTTCTTCTGCAGCTCGACGTGCCAATTTATTGCGGATATCTACTCCCATGCCCACTTCCAATTCACTCCCTTTGTTGGAATAACATAATCCACAAACACCCCTGGTGTAATGATTTCTTCAGGATTTAACATCCCAAGCGGAACAATTTCTTCGACTTCAGCTATGGTCACTTCTCCCGCCATCGCCACTAGAGGATTGGTATTGCGGGCACTTTTGTCATAAATTAAATTTCCATATTCATCTGCCTTTTTTCCATAAACAATTGATATGTCTGCCGTTAGCGCAGATTCTATTAGATAATCCTTGCCTTTAAGTGTAAATTTCTGTTTATTTTTTGTAACAATTTCATTATCGATGCCAATATCGGATAAAATCCCAGGAAGACCAACGCCTCCTGCGCGGATTCTTTCTGCCAAGATCCCTTGGGGGGAAAACTCAACCTCCATTTTCCCCTCATGCATTAACTTTCCGGCTATAGGATTCGAACCAATATGGGAAGCAATAACTTTGATCGCTCTTTCATTGCTGACGATTTTGCCAATGCCAATGTGCGGGAAGCCCGTATCATTTCCAATTAACGTAAGGTTCCGGATACCTTTTTCAAGGATGCCATCAATGAGATCAGGTGGTGTTCCTACCCCTCCAAAACCACCAAACATCAGTGTCATCCCATCATGGAATAAATCCATCACTTTATCGAGCGTCGTAATTTTTCCAAACATATTTTCCATTTAAGCACCTCCTGTCGTCCCTGATGTTTTAATTGAGACAGAAAATGCCATAAGGGTTTCTCTTAATAGACCAACTAATTCCCACATTTCCTGATTGGAAATGGTTAACGGAGGGGAAATGATAATTGCATCCCCATTTACTCCATCTATTCCTGCATTTGCTGGATAGACGAGGAGCCCTCTTTCCTTAGCTAAATTAACTATTTTTTGTGTAACCATTTCGCTTCTGGAAAACGGCTCTTTGGTCGCCCCATTCTCCACAAATTCAATCCCCAATAATAAACCTTTTCCTCGAACATCACCAATAAACGAAAATTGACTTTTAAGTTTTTCAAGCTGTGATCTTAAAAAATCCGACTTTGTTTCTACCTCAGCAATAATATTATGCTTTTCTAAGTACTCCAAAACCGCCAAAGAAACTGCACATGTCTGGGGATTGGCACTTAAGGTATGACCGCTCATGACTGATTTTGAACCTTGTATTATCGGCAGCATGACCTTTTCACTGGCTACTGCTGCTGCGATTGGTGCATAGCCTGCCCCAAGTCCTTTTCCCAATACCGCAATATCAGGAACAACACCCCAATGTTCACAGGCCAGCATCGTTCCCGTCCTGCCGGAACCCGTCATTACCTCATCAGCAATAAAAAGAATGTCATATTTTTCACAGATTTTTTTAATCATTTTAAAGTAATCTTCGGGAGGTGCAATGGCTCCTCCTGCCGCCCCAATCACCGGCTCGGCAATGAATGCAGCAATTTTGTCAGATCCAATTCGATTAATCGCTATTTCTAACTCTTTTGCACAAAGGATGCCGCAGGAAGGAGCTTCAAGCTGATAAGGACAGCGGTAACAATAGGGGGGATGTATGACTGGAAAATCTTCTAACAGCGGAACAAAACGAGCTCTTCTAAGTGGATGTCCGGACATTGAAAGAGCACCGAGAGTAATTCCATGGTAACTGACCCACCTAGACAGCACTTTTGTTTTTGTGTTTATTCCTTTTTCCTGCCAGTATTGGATGGCCATTTTCATGGCTGTCTCTGTCGCTTCTGAACCGCTATTGACAAAAAAACTCCAGTTTAAATCCGCTGACAATAGGCAGGCTATTTTCTCTGCCAACTTTTCCGCAGGTTCACTGGTGAATTGGGATCGATAAACAAATGAGACTTTTTTCGCCTGTTCACTCATGGCTTCAATAATTTCTGGCACACCATGGCCTATATTGGCAGTAACAGCACCTGATGCTGCATCTAAATATTTCTTTCCGTCTATATCAAATAAATAGACTCCTTTTCCATAATCAATTAACGGATAGTCTTCATCCAGCATCGGTTTTATTAAAAATGAACGGCTCATAGGAAAATCACTTCCTTTTTTTAAAGATGGAGGAACTAGGCTCTCCAGTTAACAAATCCCTTCTGTTTTTAAGGTATTAATATCCACCCTTATAGAAATTGTATGATTCAAGTTTTTATTTCTTTCTTCCAGGAAATAAAAAAGCGGCTGACTCGAAAGGGAGTCTGCCACTTTTTAATAATCAGGTCAGTTAAACTTGACTGCCAATTTCTGCTCCATTCAAATAGAAAAATTTACACATGCTTACATAGTCTTATTATCAATAGGCCCAGCTTGCACCAATGATTATCAACAAAATGAACAATACAACAATTAACGCAAATCCGCCAAATCCGAAGCCAACCCCACCGCCATACCCATATCCAGGATGGCAACATCCATCAAAACCATATCCACCGTAATACATACATATCACTCCTCATGATTTGTTTCGTTTCCCTGTTAAGATATGTATTAGGTGCTTGACCCGCATGTGTATTTGCCTAAATATTGAAATAATGGGCTTGTTTAGGTTTTGAATGACTTGTCGAAGAAATAAAAAAACGAAAGGAATAGACAAAGATAGATTTGTACCCATCTTATATTTAAATCGGCTATAGATAAATGATGGTCCTATTGCTTTTGATATCATGTAATTTCCTAATAATGTAAACCAACAGGTTAACTTCTTCCTGATATGGGTAAACTAAAATTACCAATTGGGTAATCCGTAAGAACAGCTAACGAAAGGAAGATTACAGTGTTTAAAAGGCAATCATCCATAAATTTAAGGTTAATTGTAGGTGGATCTTTAATCTCCACGATATTTAGTGTTATTATAATCGGAATGCTTTTGCACTTGAATGAGAATATGAGTCAATTAAGAAAATAAGAAGACGGGACAATATATCCCCGTCTTTTATTTTTAACCTATATAAATTCGTATTGGAAGGTGCAAAAATGTTAGAAATCATACAGGAACATAAAGATGGCGTAGATTGTGACAGCTGTCGGAATCCAAATGTGGATTACATTATAGAAACCGATTATATCGTAATGGATTTTTGCAAAGAGTGTTTTGAAGGTTTAAAAAAGAAAATGATGAATGCGTAATTAGGAACTTATTTGGAAAAAGGCTGTGGCTCCATTGGAATGTTTGGATATTTCTTGTCTTCCGTACTTAAAAAATAGATTGAAACCAGCCAATAAAGGGAGGGAGGAATTTTAATTCCTCCCTCCCTTTGTCAATTATCAAGTACTGATCAGCATGTACATTCACATAGATTTTTTCAGGCAACATGAGATGCGCAATATTAACCGGCTTTTTAGGATCTATCCTCAAACAGCTGAGTATATTCCTTATAACCTGCCTCTTCCAACTTTTCCTTTGGAATAAAGCGTAAAGCCGCTGAATTGATGCAATATCTCAATCCTGTAGGTGCCGGACCATCATTAAAAACATGTCCCAAATGTGAATCGACAGATTTACTTCTCACTTCCGTCCGAATCATAAAATGGCTTAAATCTGTTTTTTCGATGATTTCTTCCTCTTCAATAGGTTTTGTAAAACTCGGCCAGCCACATCCTGCATCAAATTTATCAAGTGAGCTGAATAGCGGCTTGCCAGAAACGATATCGACATATAAACCATCCCGGGTTTCATTCCAATATTCATTGCGGAATGGCGGCTCCGTGCCATTATTTTGTGTAACTTCAAATTGCATTGGTGTCAGGTCTTTCTTTAATTGGTCGATATTTTTATTTTTCAATTTCTTCACCTCCAATGGGTTTTAATAAAATCTGCTCTTCCTGAGCCGATATGATATCTTTCATAGTGGATTGGATTTTTCTTATAGTAATGCTGATGATAATCTTCAGCAGTATAAAACGGCTTCGCAGGAAGAATAGGCGTTACAATCGGTTTACTAAAACGACCACTTTCCTCCAACTTTTTCTTGGATTCCTCAGCCAAACTTTTTTGAGTTTCGTTTTGATAAAAAATCGCTGTTTGGTAGGATTGCCCTCTGTCGTAAAATTGGCCGCCTGGATCTGTCGGATCAATTTGCTGCCAAAATAATTCCAACAATTTTTCATATGGAAAAATTTCCGGATCATACGTGATTTGTACTGCTTCATAATGTCCAGTAGTTTCTGCACAGACCTGCTGATATGTTGGGTTTTCCACGTATCCCCCGGTATAACCGGAAATTACACTTTTAATGCCAGGCTGCTCATCAAACGGCTTTACCATGCACCAAAAACAACCTCCGGCGAAAGTTGCTGTTTGATATTGTTCCATCCATACCACCCCTAGTCCTTTGAAAATATTTCATCTGTACATGAGTATACCTAAAGAGTTTAGAAAAATAAAATATTCGATTTCGTCTTTTTTACTTTGTACTCTAGACACCTACAAAGAAAGAACGGAATAAAGTAAGTGATAATGACAAAATAGAAGGTGAAATGTATGTCTATGGAAAGAAATCACAATGAATATCTTCAAAGGGCATATATGTATGATTTACTGGCCCAATTTTATAAATACTCTAACCCCGGCTTTCACATGAATTATTACCTGAAACACTTGAAATATATGAATAAGGCCTTCGAAACACTGCGAACTCAAACAGAATTGCATGAGCATCCTGCAACAATCCGAGTTCTTCATACCTCATATGATTCTCCAAATATCGATTTTTATCTGAACGGGGAACGAATAATCAAAGATCTTCCATTTAAAAATGTCAGCCCTGACCTACTTCTAAATAATGGTAAATATCATATTGATATTTATCCAACTGGAAACATGATAGAAAGTGTCCTAAACAAAAAAATACTGATAGAGCCTGGAAAGAGCTATACGTTAACAACAATCGGGCAAGTAAAAAAAATGAGGCTACTAATGTTTGAAAACCAACCTGAGGTTCCTTTTAATGAAGCAAAAGTTCGTTTTATTCATTTATCCCCTGATACAGAAAAGCTGGATATCGCAGTTAAGAATCGGGATGTCATTTTCCCTGATGTTGAATACAAACAAGCTACAGAATATTTAGGCTTGATGCCTATGACCGTAGACCTAGAAGCAAGGGAATCAGGCACCAGCAATGTGATCTTATCCATGCCAAAAATACAATTTAAAGCTAATGAAAGTTACACGATCCTATTTATTGGTCTAACAAAATCGGAACCAGAACTTCAATTTATTATTATAAAGGATAAAGAAAACTCGCCGACTGGCGAGCCCGTTAGGTCAAAGACAGAGGCTTAGTTCGTCGAAAAGCACAGCTTTTCGGCAGCGAGGCTAATGCACACGAAACATTCCCTCGTGCACTTATGCCTGATTGGAAAGTTATACTTTCCTACGGCTTAAAAAGAATTAGGTGCCCCTATTGCAGGCGGCACCTATTTTACAGGAACTAAAATGCTAAAGCCAATTTTATCCTTTGGCAAATCAATTTGATCTACTTTTATTTTCATATCACTCTTTAACTTTATATCTTGCATGTGAATATATACCAGCTTATCATTAGGCCTGATTTCTACACCTTGTGGAACCCGAAAACTTTCACTGATAACACTAAGCACAAACGAAATGGGAAGATTTAGTCGTCCTAAGGAAATCTTTTTTTGTTTTAAAACTAAATCACCATTTTTAAGCGCAATTGGTTCAAAGCTGATTTTCATATTCAAGTTATCACTTAATACAGGAAGTATCCCATATAATTCAACTTCGTCGCCCAAAACCAGACGATAATTGATCGGGGAACCTGCTGCCTGCTCTTGCAAATAATGATTAATAAGCTGATTTAAATCATCTTTATTTGATTTCACATGGAAAGAAACGAAATCGGATAAAGGTTCCTTTAACTGGCTGTTTTCATAATTCTTAGGGGAAACGAGCGCGAGAGAACAGATTACAATTAAAACCACAAGGTTGATTCCTAACAAGATGAGGAAAGCTACCTTCCATTTGTTATTCATTAGTACCGGTTCTCCTTTTTCTATTTATTTGACGAATTCAAGACAAATCCAAATGTCCTGTTTTAGTATAACACTTGGATAATTATTCAAACCATTTCTGACCATAAAAAATAGACCAGATGAGTGGTCTATTGCAATGCTTTAATATCCTGAATAATCTCATCATATGGGACATTTTGGTAGCCGTCATAAGATTTTCTGACATGACCATTTTGATCCACCAAAAAAATAAACGTTTGATGTATTACTTGAGAACCCTCAGCAGGCTTCTTAACAAATTCTTTGAAATTTTTCAAAGCGAAGTTTTCAATAAAAGCTTGTGAGTAACCTGTTAAAAAGGTCCAATTGTTAAAATCCGCCTGAAATTGCTTAGCAAACCTTGAAAGAGCTGCAGGAGTGTCCACTTTCGGATCAATGCTAAAGGAGACAAAATCCACATTCTTTAGACCTTCATCCTTCACCTTTTTTTGTAATTTTGCCATATTCGAAGTCATTGGCGGGCAAACATCCGCACAACTAGTAAAAATAAAATCTGAAATCCAAACCTTCCCTTTTACACTCTTTAAATCAAATGTCTTGTTAGATTGGGTTGTTGCTGAAAAATTTTTAATTGGCCAATCCACTTCATCTTTTATTTCCTTTTGACCGCATGCAGATAAAAA
Above is a genomic segment from Neobacillus endophyticus containing:
- the kamA gene encoding lysine 2,3-aminomutase, which produces MKSFLYKPERNWKDIELWKDVTEEQWNDWLWQLTNTIRTLDDLKKVINLTPDEEEGVKISTKTIPLNITPYYASLMNPDDPRCPIRMQSVPISKEIYKTKYDLEDPLHEDEDSPVPGLTHRYPDRVLFLVTNQCSMYCRYCTRRRFSGQIGMGVPKKQLDAAISYIRQTPQVRDVLISGGDGLLINDNILEYILKNLREIDHVEIIRIGTRAPVVFPQRITDNLCNILKKYHPIWLNTHFNTSIEITEESKKACEMLANAGVPVGNQSVILAGINDSVPIMKRLMHDLVKIRVRPYYIYQCDLSEGIGHFRAPVSKGLEIIEGLRGHTSGYAVPTFVVDAPGGGGKIALQPNYLISQSPEKVVLRNFEGVITSYPEPENYIPGRAEDYFNEVYPDMDEKKSLTGIAGIMNDQHFNLVPDGLTRLNRRKEYNQDPLHATLKDKRSKRDELKEKKYQAQQNKTDVAPLDKTESPTGNE
- a CDS encoding sigma-54 interaction domain-containing protein — its product is MVLFTALTQEVLAAILKSIDEGIHVVNTEGKTIYYNEVAARHDGMEVEEVLGKHLLDAFPSLTVDSSTLLKVIQTSKPIYHQTQVYLNLHGTRIDTINTTLPIFLDGIIIGAVEIAKDYSRMKLLAERLLDLQKGLKKKDGSKKTTKQVHYTFNDLKTVNPVLIRLKDEAKKFSKSDSPILVYGESGTGKELFVQGVHHESSRRNGPFIAQNCAAIPETLLESMLFGTAKGSYTGAVERKGLFELADGGTLFLDELHTMPIELQAKLLRVIEDGMVRRVGSTESNMVNVRVIAAMNMQPIKALQEQKLRSDLYYRLNVFTFALLPLRERKEDILLLTELFIRFFNEKCSKRIQGVEQKINQFFLEYEWPGNVRELKHTIEYMVNICEGERLGYEDLPIMLRQSSPSMEQINRKTESLSLRKNVEELEKSLLMAALEQAEGNINQAAKLLEIPRQTLQYKLKKMT
- the ablB gene encoding putative beta-lysine N-acetyltransferase, with translation MSQPASSMFIEDSEYFLEVYNDPFNKRIRVDDYRGNLKLILDKTEKIVHKNNAEKLIMKGRKEDTFLLFELGLQPEAIVDRYYRGSDAYFFAKYYTPERKRNDHWMTEDGIIRSVYQLAASSQLVRPPNDYVLKKADLSDAAELAALYSRVFQIYPTPLFEPEYVKKTMHEGTVYFVFFHQGKIVSAASAEINVLYKNAELTDCATLTEYRKYGLMKVLLYELEVELKKQGIFCAYSIARSQSFGMNAALYQLGYGYRGRLMNNCYIYDKLENMNMWVKHLVDC
- a CDS encoding peptidase, producing MSNIETRMSNWLKENRARGARLLQILVQENSTRGNESGAQAIIIEKCRQLGLTLDIWEIGGEELKKHPAFCCDRNDFEGNPNLVAVLKGAGGGKSIILNGHIDVVPVGDELNWNQDPFSGHIECGRLYGRGATDMKGGTVAMLLAIESIIATGTKLNGDIIFQSVIEEESGGAGTLAAVLRGYKADGAIIPEPTNMKIFPKQQGSMWFRITVKGKAAHGGTRYEGISAIEKSQLVFERLQQLEKDRNAKITDPLYDQIPIPIPINIGKITSGQWPSSVPDTAIIEGRMGVAPEETIEHAKRDMENCLKDLCREDAWLSEHPLKIEWFGGRWLPGSLNDDHMLIKELSESYLEIKGETPIIEASPWGTDGGILSTVGGTPVVVFGPGTTEIAHDANEYIILEEMFAASEIIARTLIRWCGVQKE
- a CDS encoding 3-oxoacid CoA-transferase subunit B translates to MGMGVDIRNKLARRAAEEIQHGMVVNLGIGIPSLVPNHLPKEIQVIFHAENGITGMGPSPNKGEEDENLCNAGGFPVTLKIGGSYCDSGIAFGMIRRGKVDMTILGSLQVSKCGDLANWIVPGKKVPGMGGAMELAQKAKKVVVLMNHCDKQGNPKIVNECTLPLTSSTCVNIIITELAVFQVSSSGLFLTEVFEPYDLKTIKERTGCSFIIHEQIRKITY
- a CDS encoding CoA transferase subunit A yields the protein MENMFGKITTLDKVMDLFHDGMTLMFGGFGGVGTPPDLIDGILEKGIRNLTLIGNDTGFPHIGIGKIVSNERAIKVIASHIGSNPIAGKLMHEGKMEVEFSPQGILAERIRAGGVGLPGILSDIGIDNEIVTKNKQKFTLKGKDYLIESALTADISIVYGKKADEYGNLIYDKSARNTNPLVAMAGEVTIAEVEEIVPLGMLNPEEIITPGVFVDYVIPTKGVNWKWAWE
- a CDS encoding aspartate aminotransferase family protein, with protein sequence MSRSFLIKPMLDEDYPLIDYGKGVYLFDIDGKKYLDAASGAVTANIGHGVPEIIEAMSEQAKKVSFVYRSQFTSEPAEKLAEKIACLLSADLNWSFFVNSGSEATETAMKMAIQYWQEKGINTKTKVLSRWVSYHGITLGALSMSGHPLRRARFVPLLEDFPVIHPPYCYRCPYQLEAPSCGILCAKELEIAINRIGSDKIAAFIAEPVIGAAGGAIAPPEDYFKMIKKICEKYDILFIADEVMTGSGRTGTMLACEHWGVVPDIAVLGKGLGAGYAPIAAAVASEKVMLPIIQGSKSVMSGHTLSANPQTCAVSLAVLEYLEKHNIIAEVETKSDFLRSQLEKLKSQFSFIGDVRGKGLLLGIEFVENGATKEPFSRSEMVTQKIVNLAKERGLLVYPANAGIDGVNGDAIIISPPLTISNQEMWELVGLLRETLMAFSVSIKTSGTTGGA
- a CDS encoding YjcZ family sporulation protein, producing the protein MYYGGYGFDGCCHPGYGYGGGVGFGFGGFALIVVLFILLIIIGASWAY
- the msrB gene encoding peptide-methionine (R)-S-oxide reductase MsrB; this encodes MQFEVTQNNGTEPPFRNEYWNETRDGLYVDIVSGKPLFSSLDKFDAGCGWPSFTKPIEEEEIIEKTDLSHFMIRTEVRSKSVDSHLGHVFNDGPAPTGLRYCINSAALRFIPKEKLEEAGYKEYTQLFEDRS
- the msrA gene encoding peptide-methionine (S)-S-oxide reductase MsrA, producing the protein MEQYQTATFAGGCFWCMVKPFDEQPGIKSVISGYTGGYVENPTYQQVCAETTGHYEAVQITYDPEIFPYEKLLELFWQQIDPTDPGGQFYDRGQSYQTAIFYQNETQKSLAEESKKKLEESGRFSKPIVTPILPAKPFYTAEDYHQHYYKKNPIHYERYHIGSGRADFIKTHWR
- a CDS encoding DUF4397 domain-containing protein yields the protein MERNHNEYLQRAYMYDLLAQFYKYSNPGFHMNYYLKHLKYMNKAFETLRTQTELHEHPATIRVLHTSYDSPNIDFYLNGERIIKDLPFKNVSPDLLLNNGKYHIDIYPTGNMIESVLNKKILIEPGKSYTLTTIGQVKKMRLLMFENQPEVPFNEAKVRFIHLSPDTEKLDIAVKNRDVIFPDVEYKQATEYLGLMPMTVDLEARESGTSNVILSMPKIQFKANESYTILFIGLTKSEPELQFIIIKDKENSPTGEPVRSKTEA